In a single window of the Candidatus Eisenbacteria bacterium genome:
- the tsf gene encoding translation elongation factor Ts, with protein MTITASLVKELRERTGAGMMECKKALSETQGNLDQAIDVLRKSGMARASSKAGREARQGLVHAYIHPGDQLGVLIEVSCETDFVARTDDFKDLVRNLAMQIAATNAQSVDRTGVDPAMIERERAILMDQARQTGKPENILSKIVDGKIDKFYEEITLLEQPYIKDPDRKVKELVDQAIAKLGENIVVRRFAKFRIGEA; from the coding sequence ATGACGATCACCGCCTCGCTCGTCAAGGAGCTGCGCGAGCGAACCGGCGCGGGCATGATGGAGTGCAAGAAGGCCCTCTCCGAGACCCAAGGCAACCTGGACCAGGCCATCGACGTGCTGCGCAAGTCGGGCATGGCCCGCGCTTCGTCCAAGGCCGGCCGTGAGGCCCGCCAGGGTCTCGTCCACGCCTACATCCATCCGGGCGATCAGCTCGGCGTCCTCATCGAGGTGAGCTGCGAGACCGACTTCGTGGCGCGCACGGACGACTTCAAGGATCTCGTCCGGAACCTCGCGATGCAGATCGCGGCGACCAACGCGCAGTCCGTCGATCGCACCGGCGTCGATCCCGCCATGATCGAGCGGGAGCGCGCGATCCTCATGGACCAGGCGCGGCAGACGGGCAAGCCCGAGAACATCCTCTCCAAGATCGTCGACGGGAAGATCGACAAGTTCTACGAGGAGATCACGCTTCTCGAGCAGCCGTACATCAAGGATCCCGATCGGAAGGTGAAGGAGCTGGTCGACCAGGCGATCGCGAAGCTCGGCGAGAACATCGTCGTGCGGCGGTTCGCCAAGTTCCGGATCGGAGAAGCCTGA